From Diaminobutyricibacter sp. McL0608, one genomic window encodes:
- a CDS encoding DUF1269 domain-containing protein → MSTLMIFGFDREADASAAFDKILELHRIALLRLADAAWIAVGRDGHIELRSAPHDPTAPLDLTEAAAFGQILGALVTAPVAGFAVGGTIGALFESMETTDDSVDDDIRKQITKALRPGHWAVAAYATEVALGEVRKQFSEAGGSLVAVEIDEQSQADLARESGVGA, encoded by the coding sequence ATGTCGACCCTCATGATCTTCGGCTTCGACAGAGAAGCCGACGCCTCCGCTGCTTTCGACAAGATCCTCGAGCTGCATCGTATTGCGCTGCTCCGCCTGGCCGATGCGGCGTGGATCGCGGTCGGCAGGGATGGGCACATCGAGCTGCGGAGCGCACCTCACGACCCCACGGCGCCGCTCGACCTCACCGAGGCGGCGGCCTTCGGGCAGATCCTGGGGGCATTGGTCACCGCGCCTGTCGCAGGCTTCGCCGTCGGCGGCACGATCGGAGCGCTGTTCGAGTCGATGGAGACAACCGACGACAGTGTGGATGACGACATCCGGAAGCAGATCACCAAGGCGCTGCGTCCGGGACACTGGGCGGTCGCGGCGTATGCCACGGAGGTCGCCCTCGGCGAGGTGCGCAAGCAGTTCAGCGAGGCGGGTGGCTCGCTGGTCGCGGTCGAGATCGACGAGCAGTCGCAGGCAGATCTCGCCCGCGAGAGCGGCGTCGGGGCCTGA
- a CDS encoding MBL fold metallo-hydrolase: MKLTKLEHAALILEEAGKKLFIDPGSFTTPLTDTAGAVAVVITHEHADHWTPEQLARILDMNPGIPIYGPSGVAKAATGIEITVVNAGDVVTAGPFTLRFFGGKHAVIHSSIPVVDNLGVLVNDELYYGGDSFTVPEGIAVDTLAVPAGAPWLKIGETIDYVLAVKPKRSFPTHEMVLARAGKDMANGRIGWATEQNGGEFFPLEPGDSLDL; the protein is encoded by the coding sequence ATGAAGCTGACGAAACTCGAGCACGCCGCCCTGATCCTCGAAGAAGCCGGAAAGAAGCTCTTCATCGACCCGGGATCGTTCACGACTCCACTCACCGACACCGCTGGCGCCGTGGCCGTCGTCATCACGCACGAGCACGCCGACCACTGGACCCCGGAGCAGCTGGCGCGCATCCTCGACATGAACCCGGGCATCCCGATCTACGGGCCCTCAGGCGTTGCCAAAGCAGCCACCGGCATCGAGATCACTGTCGTGAACGCGGGAGATGTCGTCACTGCCGGGCCGTTCACGCTCCGCTTCTTCGGCGGCAAGCACGCCGTCATCCACTCGAGCATCCCCGTCGTGGACAACCTGGGCGTCCTCGTCAACGATGAGCTCTACTACGGGGGCGACTCGTTCACGGTTCCCGAAGGCATCGCGGTCGACACGCTCGCCGTCCCCGCCGGAGCACCTTGGCTCAAGATCGGCGAAACCATCGACTACGTGCTCGCCGTGAAGCCGAAACGCAGTTTCCCCACGCATGAGATGGTGCTCGCCCGTGCGGGCAAAGACATGGCGAACGGGCGCATCGGATGGGCGACGGAGCAGAACGGCGGCGAGTTCTTCCCACTCGAGCCGGGCGACTCACTCGATCTCTGA
- a CDS encoding heavy metal translocating P-type ATPase, with protein MNEMTHATDTTANASAHDHGDHASHSDHGSHADHSAHSDHGSHADHSAHDPAVFRRKFWISLALTIPTLVFSRGLQGILGLDGPRFPGSQWIPAVFGVAIFLYGGMVFLRGAVAELRDRQPGMMTLISLAIVVAFGYSLAVTFGLSGMDFWWELATLITIMLLGHWIEMSAVMGAQDALGQLAKLLPDQAERVLGAPGAERTETVAVSALSVGDLVRVRPGSSVPVDGEIVDGSSDLDESLLTGESKPVTRGAGENVVAGSISGSGSLVVRVTKLGGDTALAGIMRLVSDAQASKSSTQVLADRAAAWLFYVAIAAAFITLVVWVILAPGDPSFILERVVTVLVIACPHALGLAIPLVAQISTVLGARNGLLIRDRHAMEDARLIDVVLFDKTGTLTEGRQGVVAVVPADGVTVDAVLALAAAVEGPAEHPIGRAIVAEARDRRLAVVRATEFEALAGRGASAIVDGAATLVAAPRVLTERGLTPTAELVNAARDAARDGQTVVFVVRGDEVAGLIALADVVRPESAEAVRTLRQRGVRVAMLTGDSWDVGNAVARQLGIEEVFAEVLPGDKSGVVAKLQADGSRVAMVGDGVNDAPALAQADVGIAIGAGTDVAIESAGIVLASSDPRGVAKVIRLSRATYRKMLQNLAWATGYNVIAIPLAAGVTIGLGFVVSPALGAVLMSVSTIVVALNAQLLRRTRLD; from the coding sequence ATGAACGAGATGACCCATGCGACCGACACAACGGCAAACGCTTCGGCGCATGACCACGGCGACCACGCGTCGCACAGTGACCACGGTTCGCATGCCGACCACTCGGCGCACAGTGACCACGGTTCGCATGCCGACCACTCGGCGCACGACCCCGCCGTCTTCCGTCGCAAGTTCTGGATCTCGCTTGCCCTGACCATCCCGACGCTCGTCTTCTCCCGCGGGCTCCAGGGGATCCTCGGCCTCGACGGCCCGCGATTCCCCGGCAGCCAGTGGATCCCGGCCGTGTTCGGTGTTGCGATCTTCCTCTACGGGGGCATGGTCTTCCTCCGGGGCGCCGTCGCAGAACTCCGCGACCGGCAGCCGGGGATGATGACGCTCATCTCGCTCGCGATCGTCGTGGCCTTCGGCTACAGCCTGGCGGTGACGTTCGGCCTCTCCGGAATGGACTTCTGGTGGGAGCTGGCGACCCTCATCACGATCATGCTGCTCGGTCACTGGATCGAGATGTCGGCGGTGATGGGTGCTCAGGATGCGCTGGGCCAGCTGGCGAAACTCCTGCCCGACCAGGCCGAGCGGGTGCTTGGCGCCCCGGGAGCCGAACGCACCGAGACCGTTGCCGTCAGTGCACTCTCGGTCGGTGACCTGGTGCGGGTCCGTCCCGGCTCCAGCGTGCCCGTCGACGGCGAGATCGTCGACGGTTCGTCGGACCTCGACGAATCCCTGCTGACCGGCGAATCGAAGCCGGTGACCCGCGGGGCGGGCGAGAACGTGGTCGCCGGGAGCATCTCCGGCAGCGGTTCACTGGTCGTGCGGGTCACGAAACTCGGCGGAGATACCGCTCTCGCCGGCATCATGCGCCTGGTCTCCGACGCGCAGGCGAGCAAGTCGAGCACGCAGGTCCTCGCCGACCGCGCGGCCGCGTGGCTCTTCTATGTGGCGATCGCCGCAGCATTCATCACCCTCGTCGTGTGGGTAATCCTGGCGCCCGGCGATCCGTCTTTCATCCTCGAGCGTGTCGTGACCGTCCTCGTCATCGCGTGCCCGCACGCGCTCGGACTCGCGATTCCTCTGGTCGCTCAGATCTCGACCGTGCTGGGTGCCAGGAACGGCCTGCTCATCCGCGACCGCCACGCGATGGAGGATGCGCGCCTCATCGACGTCGTCCTCTTCGACAAGACGGGAACCCTGACCGAAGGCAGGCAGGGTGTGGTCGCGGTCGTGCCGGCGGACGGGGTGACGGTGGATGCTGTGCTCGCCCTCGCGGCGGCCGTCGAGGGGCCGGCCGAGCATCCGATCGGCCGTGCCATCGTCGCCGAAGCACGCGATCGTCGTCTCGCTGTCGTTCGTGCCACGGAATTCGAAGCGCTGGCCGGCCGCGGCGCATCCGCGATCGTCGACGGCGCCGCGACGCTGGTGGCCGCGCCGCGAGTCCTCACCGAGCGCGGACTCACACCGACCGCCGAGCTGGTCAATGCGGCACGCGACGCGGCGCGAGACGGTCAGACCGTGGTCTTCGTCGTTCGCGGAGACGAGGTCGCAGGCCTCATCGCGCTGGCCGACGTGGTGCGCCCCGAATCGGCCGAGGCGGTCCGGACCCTGCGACAGCGCGGAGTGCGCGTCGCCATGCTCACCGGCGACTCGTGGGACGTCGGCAATGCGGTCGCACGCCAGCTCGGAATCGAGGAGGTCTTCGCCGAAGTACTGCCGGGTGACAAGTCCGGCGTGGTAGCGAAACTGCAGGCCGACGGGTCGCGCGTCGCCATGGTCGGAGATGGTGTGAACGATGCGCCCGCCCTCGCGCAGGCCGACGTGGGCATCGCGATTGGAGCCGGCACCGACGTCGCGATCGAGTCCGCAGGGATCGTGCTCGCATCGAGCGACCCGCGCGGGGTGGCGAAGGTGATCAGGCTCTCGCGCGCCACCTACCGCAAGATGCTGCAGAACCTCGCGTGGGCGACCGGCTACAACGTGATCGCGATCCCGCTGGCGGCAGGTGTGACCATCGGGCTCGGTTTCGTCGTTTCACCGGCCCTCGGCGCCGTGCTGATGTCGGTCTCGACGATCGTCGTCGCTCTGAACGCACAGCTGCTTCGCCGCACCAGACTCGACTGA
- a CDS encoding diacylglycerol/lipid kinase family protein, whose product MAEAPLTVVVAINPQASFGKRREVGPHVVERLRRAGHRVVDVAEPNVELLRRETIRAVEAGADALVVVGGDGMVSLGTNIVAQTDIPLGIVPSGTGNDLAAGLGIRIDDTEAATDQLLAALGKPPRIIDAGLIKHGELTTWFACVVSAGFDATVNERANMMTRPRGRSRYVFAMLRELATLKPIEYEVEADGVVSRRRALLISVANNVSLGGGMRIVPHAELDDGYLDLFVVEPMSRLGFLRVFPKVFQGTHTTLPEVSFQRVRSVKLSADRVVAYADGERVGALPVEISLVPASLRVLS is encoded by the coding sequence ATGGCCGAAGCACCGCTCACCGTCGTCGTGGCGATCAACCCGCAGGCGTCGTTCGGCAAACGCCGCGAGGTCGGTCCGCACGTTGTCGAACGTCTGCGCCGGGCCGGGCACAGGGTCGTCGACGTCGCCGAACCGAACGTGGAACTGCTGCGGCGCGAGACCATCCGGGCTGTCGAAGCGGGCGCTGATGCTCTCGTGGTCGTCGGCGGCGACGGGATGGTCAGCCTCGGCACCAACATCGTGGCCCAGACCGACATCCCGCTCGGAATCGTTCCCAGCGGGACCGGCAACGATCTCGCTGCCGGCCTCGGCATCCGCATCGACGACACCGAAGCAGCCACAGACCAGTTGCTGGCCGCCCTCGGCAAGCCTCCGCGCATCATCGACGCCGGCCTTATCAAGCACGGCGAGCTGACGACCTGGTTCGCGTGCGTGGTCTCGGCGGGGTTCGACGCGACCGTCAATGAGCGTGCGAACATGATGACCCGCCCGCGCGGGCGTTCGCGCTATGTGTTCGCGATGCTGCGCGAGCTCGCGACACTGAAGCCGATCGAATACGAGGTCGAGGCGGACGGGGTGGTCTCGCGCCGTAGGGCACTGCTGATCTCGGTCGCCAACAACGTCTCGCTCGGCGGCGGGATGCGGATCGTGCCGCATGCGGAACTCGACGACGGCTATCTGGACCTCTTCGTGGTCGAACCCATGTCCCGGCTGGGCTTTCTCCGGGTGTTCCCGAAAGTATTCCAGGGGACGCATACGACGCTCCCCGAGGTCTCGTTCCAGAGGGTGCGGTCGGTGAAGCTCAGCGCGGACCGTGTGGTCGCCTACGCGGACGGCGAACGTGTGGGCGCGCTGCCCGTCGAGATCAGTCTGGTTCCCGCATCCCTTCGCGTGCTCTCCTGA
- a CDS encoding class I SAM-dependent methyltransferase: protein MTDIDWIESTRSSYDTVADSYTDFVDAAIGHWDPFVWAFLDAFAALSKAKGPVLDAGCGPGRVTAHLKDKGLDISGIDLSPRLIEIARTHRPDIDFTVGSITQLPVDAAHLAGIICWWVLHHVPDDSIGAVIGQFFEKLQPGGVLLLGGHLGSSTHTKTEGYGGHPMNVHMAKRPLEDVAETLEENDFVIDLQATLDPRSTAPSLVVLAHKPM from the coding sequence GTGACAGACATCGACTGGATCGAGAGCACGCGGAGCTCGTATGACACAGTGGCTGATAGCTACACAGACTTTGTCGATGCCGCAATCGGCCACTGGGACCCTTTCGTGTGGGCGTTTCTGGACGCCTTTGCGGCCCTGAGCAAGGCGAAGGGCCCGGTTCTCGACGCTGGGTGTGGCCCGGGACGCGTCACGGCCCACCTGAAAGACAAGGGTCTCGACATCAGCGGCATCGATCTGTCCCCACGTCTCATCGAGATCGCCCGAACACATCGCCCAGACATTGACTTCACCGTCGGGTCGATCACTCAGCTTCCGGTCGATGCAGCACACCTGGCCGGCATCATCTGCTGGTGGGTGCTGCACCACGTTCCGGACGACTCCATCGGCGCGGTTATTGGGCAGTTCTTCGAGAAGCTTCAGCCGGGTGGTGTTCTGCTTCTCGGCGGCCACCTCGGTTCGTCGACGCACACCAAGACCGAAGGCTACGGAGGGCACCCGATGAACGTGCACATGGCCAAACGACCGCTGGAAGACGTCGCTGAAACACTCGAGGAGAACGACTTCGTGATCGACCTCCAGGCGACACTAGATCCTCGGTCGACAGCCCCATCGCTCGTAGTCCTCGCACACAAACCGATGTAG
- a CDS encoding YybH family protein has protein sequence MERPAQPEDLGRLFIEQANAGDADALTDLYEEDAVLALADGTTAIGKAEIHEFYTRLLADRPTFTAAPQRPALCNGDWALTSTKFPGGATAEVAHRQPDGTWRWILDQPNVLGE, from the coding sequence ATGGAGCGTCCAGCGCAGCCTGAAGACCTCGGCCGACTATTTATCGAGCAAGCGAACGCCGGTGACGCCGACGCGCTCACGGACCTCTATGAGGAAGACGCCGTGCTGGCACTCGCGGACGGTACAACAGCAATTGGGAAGGCCGAAATTCACGAGTTCTACACTCGACTTCTCGCCGATCGACCGACGTTCACGGCAGCACCGCAGCGACCCGCGTTGTGCAACGGAGACTGGGCACTCACATCGACAAAATTTCCGGGCGGCGCCACAGCAGAAGTAGCTCACCGGCAGCCGGACGGTACTTGGCGATGGATCCTCGACCAGCCCAACGTCCTCGGCGAGTAG
- a CDS encoding nitroreductase/quinone reductase family protein has product MSSRQSQPDPRVRFALRMFRLVDPLARRMISAGVPTGAPNVLLIVRGRRSGIERTVPVTLLNLDGGWYVHATYGADGWARNLRVAGEAIVIHPGGRRSPVRAYEVPLDDAAAILRRVLEPFRSPRLLRKLLGPNMRPPVGVLRRCRIRVDDTPEDYLAEAGRHPLFELRPV; this is encoded by the coding sequence ATGAGTTCTCGGCAGTCGCAGCCCGACCCGCGAGTACGGTTCGCGCTCCGAATGTTCCGGCTGGTCGATCCACTCGCCCGACGGATGATCTCCGCCGGGGTGCCAACGGGTGCACCAAACGTTCTTCTGATCGTTCGGGGTCGCCGGTCGGGGATCGAGCGAACGGTGCCCGTCACCTTGCTGAACCTCGATGGAGGCTGGTACGTCCACGCTACTTACGGTGCAGACGGCTGGGCTCGAAACCTTCGTGTAGCCGGCGAGGCGATTGTGATCCATCCTGGCGGCCGTCGCAGTCCGGTTCGTGCCTACGAAGTTCCGCTCGATGATGCAGCCGCGATTCTTCGTCGAGTGCTTGAGCCGTTCCGCTCGCCGCGCCTGCTACGTAAATTGCTTGGCCCGAACATGAGGCCACCTGTCGGCGTACTGCGCCGATGCCGAATACGCGTCGACGACACCCCCGAGGATTACCTCGCCGAAGCCGGACGCCATCCGCTCTTCGAGCTCCGACCCGTCTAA
- a CDS encoding CPCC family cysteine-rich protein, with amino-acid sequence MVRGCSRPQRIVLGRRPRQSGQMKFPCPCCGYLTLEDPENGSYEICPVCFWENDAVQNDDPSFAGGANEPSVIYARANFRRFGAVEERLIPHVRPARPDEIPVSSH; translated from the coding sequence ATGGTGCGCGGATGCTCCCGCCCGCAACGGATTGTGCTCGGGCGTCGTCCACGGCAGTCTGGGCAAATGAAGTTCCCATGTCCGTGCTGTGGTTACCTAACCCTCGAGGACCCCGAGAACGGCAGCTATGAGATTTGTCCAGTCTGCTTCTGGGAAAACGACGCAGTTCAGAATGATGACCCGTCCTTCGCCGGTGGGGCAAACGAACCAAGCGTGATATATGCACGGGCGAACTTTCGGCGGTTCGGCGCCGTCGAGGAGCGGCTAATTCCCCACGTTCGCCCTGCTCGCCCGGACGAAATTCCGGTGAGTAGTCACTAG
- a CDS encoding WapI family immunity protein codes for MDDARAQSVAGGSIRAPLSIRCRAVGQLSDRKLFRLGGLVVQPTVRLAQNAFAVLDDGLMDEIALGGAHNEITIRIAGRERPDDLSWEDGNWLVGAIKVDVDGMTANLDRVALRADELRVFSDEMAEVYQNLTGTARLISTEAWISLAIKANPNGTVEAGGIVRDKRRPGNELQFALRDLDQTHLAPMIDSLQQTSERYPVVGGR; via the coding sequence GTGGACGACGCCCGAGCACAATCCGTTGCGGGCGGGAGCATCCGCGCACCATTGAGCATCCGCTGTCGTGCGGTTGGCCAGCTATCGGACCGGAAACTCTTCCGTCTGGGTGGCCTGGTCGTCCAACCAACCGTGCGGCTTGCGCAGAATGCGTTTGCGGTGCTCGATGATGGGCTCATGGATGAGATCGCTCTAGGTGGAGCTCACAACGAAATCACCATCCGCATCGCCGGACGCGAGCGTCCCGATGACCTGAGCTGGGAAGACGGAAACTGGCTCGTTGGAGCAATCAAAGTTGACGTAGATGGCATGACCGCGAATCTAGACCGTGTCGCACTGCGCGCCGACGAGTTACGTGTGTTTAGCGATGAAATGGCGGAGGTGTACCAGAACCTCACTGGCACTGCTCGTCTTATCTCCACGGAGGCATGGATCTCCCTTGCCATAAAGGCGAACCCAAACGGCACTGTTGAGGCAGGCGGGATCGTGCGCGACAAGCGACGACCCGGTAACGAGCTCCAGTTCGCCCTTCGGGACCTGGACCAGACGCATCTCGCTCCAATGATCGACAGCCTCCAGCAGACGAGCGAGCGCTACCCCGTCGTTGGTGGAAGGTAG
- a CDS encoding recombinase family protein — translation MNELLIGYARVSTYEQDLTAQRVALERLGVDPAYVFTDHGLTGTNRARPGLREALAACRTGDTLVVAKLDRLARSLRDAKDIVDELTAKHVKLSIGGSVHDPLDPVGRLLFNVLAMVAEFESDLIRARTREGMQVAKAKGRLRGKQPKLSLPQQRHLMEVHNAGTHTTAELAELFNVARSTVYRTIQRQTTSESKR, via the coding sequence ATGAATGAATTACTGATCGGATACGCACGCGTGTCCACATACGAGCAAGACCTCACCGCACAACGCGTCGCCCTCGAGCGACTCGGCGTCGACCCTGCATACGTCTTCACCGACCACGGGTTGACGGGGACTAATCGCGCCCGCCCCGGACTGCGTGAAGCTCTCGCCGCGTGCCGGACCGGCGACACCCTCGTGGTGGCGAAACTCGACCGGCTGGCACGCTCGCTACGCGACGCGAAGGACATTGTCGACGAGCTCACCGCCAAACACGTCAAGCTCAGCATCGGCGGTTCAGTCCATGACCCACTCGACCCCGTCGGACGGCTGCTGTTCAACGTGCTCGCGATGGTTGCGGAGTTCGAATCCGACCTGATCCGCGCTCGAACTCGAGAAGGCATGCAGGTAGCGAAGGCGAAAGGTCGCCTCCGCGGCAAGCAGCCAAAACTCTCTCTCCCGCAGCAGCGTCACCTAATGGAGGTCCACAACGCAGGTACTCACACCACGGCGGAACTCGCCGAACTCTTCAACGTCGCGCGATCTACCGTCTACAGAACCATTCAGCGTCAGACAACGTCAGAGAGCAAAAGGT